In Phacochoerus africanus isolate WHEZ1 chromosome 1, ROS_Pafr_v1, whole genome shotgun sequence, the following are encoded in one genomic region:
- the ZNF639 gene encoding zinc finger protein 639: MNEYPKKRKRKTLHPSRYSDSSGISRIADGFNGIFSDHCYSVCSMRQPDLKYFDNKDDDSDTETSNDLPKFTDGIKARNRNQNYLVPSPVLRILDHTAFSTEKSADIEICDEECDSPESVNQQTQEESAIEVHTAEDVPIAAEVHAISEDYDIEAENNSSESLQDQTDEEPPAKLCKILDKSQALNVTAQQKWPLLRANSSGLYKCELCEFNSKYFSDLKQHMILKHKRTDSNVCRVCKESFSTNMLLIEHAKLHEEDPYICKYCDYKTVIFENLSQHIADTHFSDHLYWCEQCDVQFSSSSELYLHFQEHSCDEQYLCQFCEHETNDPEDLHSHVVNEHACKLIELSDKYNNGEHGQYSLLSKITFDKCKNFFVCQVCGFRSRLHTNVNRHVAIEHTKIFPHVCDDCGKGFSSMLEYCKHLNSHLSEGIYLCQYCEYSTGQIEDLKIHLDFKHSADLPHKCSDCLMRFGNERELISHLPVHETS, translated from the exons ATGAATGAgtatcctaaaaaaagaaaaaggaagactttACACCCTTCTCGTTATTCAG ATTCCTCTGGAATAAGCAGAATTGCAGATGGATTCAATGGAATTTTTTCTGATCATTGTTACAGTGTTTGTTCAATGAGACAACcagacttaaaatattttgacaacAAAG ATGATGATTCTGATACAGAGACATCAAATGACTTGCCAAAATTTACAGATGGAATCAAGGCcagaaacagaaatcaaaactacctGGTTCCCAGTCCTGTACTTAGAATTCTAGACCACACTGCCTTTTCTACAG aaaaatctgctgatatTGAAATTTGTGATGAAGAGTGTGATTCCCCTGAGTCAGTCAACCAGCAGACTCAAGAGGAAAGCGCTATAGAAGTTCACACTGCTGAAGATGTTCCAATTGCTGCAGAAGTGCATGCAATTTCTGAAGATTATGATATAGAGGCAGAAAACAATTCCTCTGAGAGTCTCCAAGACCAAACTGATGAAGAGCCACCAGCTAAACTTTGCAAAATTCTTGATAAGAGCCAAGCTTTGAATGTGACTGCCCAGCAGAAATGGCCTTTACTGAGAGCTAATAGCAGTGGCCTTTATAAATGTGAACTTTGTGAGTTcaacagcaaatatttttctgatttgaagCAGCATATGATCTTGAAACATAAACGAACTGATTCAAATGTGTGTCGAGTATGCAAAGAAAGTTTCTCTACCAACATGCTTCTGATTGAACATGCCAAACTGCATGAAGAGGATCCCTACATTTGTAAATACTGTGATTATAAGACAGTTATTTTCGAGAACCTTAGCCAGCACATTGCTGACACCCATTTTAGTGATCATCTTTATTGGTGTGAGCAATGTGATGTACAGTTCTCCTCAAGCAGTGAACTCTACTTGCATTTCCAGGAGCACAGCTGTGATGAACAGTACTTGTGTCAGTTCTGTGAACATGAAACAAATGATCCAGAAGACTTGCACAGCCATGTGGTAAATGAGCATGCATGTAAGTTAATAGAGTTAAGTGATAAGTATAACAATGGAGAACACGGACAGTACAGCCTCTTAAGCAAAATTACCTTTGACAAATGTAAAAACTTCTTTGTATGTCAAGTATGTGGTTTTCGGAGTAGACTTCATACAAACGTTAACAGGCATGTTGCTATTGAACATACTAAAATTTTTCCTCATGTTTGTGATGACTGTGGGAAAGGCTTTTCAAGTATGCTAGAATATTGCAAGCATTTAAATTCACATTTATCAGAAGGCATTTATTTATGTCAGTACTGTGAATATTCAACAGGACAGATTGAAGATCTTAAAATTCATCTAGATTTCAAACATTCGGCTGATTTACCTCATAAATGTAGTGACTGCTTGATGAGGTTTGGAAATGAAAGGGAATTAATAAGTCACCTTCCAGTCCATGAGACTTCTTGA